A window of Phycisphaerae bacterium genomic DNA:
TATCAGCATTTTTGTGTGCGTCATTCTCTATGCGGTCTACACTTGGTTGCTGGTTGCGTTTTCCCAGGGGAGGGAATGGCTGCAGGAGCGATACCTGCTCGAAATTCCCTGGCTGGTGTTCCTGCAGGACTGGGTGCTGACGATCGGCCTGGTCGCCGGGGCGAGAATCGGCTTTCGTTTCTATAACGAGGAACTCAGGCCCCTGGAGAGCACGTCCCAGGCAAGATTGCTGATTGTCGGTGCCGGTGATGCCGGTGATTCCGTTCTTCGCGAGATCATCCGGTCATCCGAGGATCGCTATCAGGTCGTGGGTTTCCTTGATGATGATCCGAATAAACAGGGCGCAAGGATTCGCGGTGTAAGTGTACTGGGCACGACCGCCGACATACGCCAGATTTGCGAATCGCATGACGTTGATGAAGTGTTGATCGCAATGCCGTCGGCCCCCCAGCGCCGGGTGCGCGAACTGATCGAGAAATGCAAAGGCAGCAATCTTCTCTTTCGCACGGTACCGGCGATAAGCGATCTGATCGAAGGCCGGGTGGAGGTCAGTCAGATTCGCCCTGTGAGCATCGAGGACCTCCTCGGCCGTGAACCTGTGACCCTCGATACCCATGCAATCGGTGAATACATCCGCGGCAAGGTGGTCATGGTCACCGGAGCCGGCGGCTCGATCGGCTCGGAGATGTGTAGGCAGATCGCCCGCTTCCAGCCCAAGATGCTCCTGCTGGTGGAGCGGATGGAGAACGCCTTGTTCGAGATCGACCGTGACCTGCAAAGGCTTTTTCCTGATCTCTGCCGCTTGCCCTGCGTTGCTGACATCGCCGACGCTCCCCGAATCAGGGGGTTGCTTCGGAAGCACCGTCCCACGGCGGTGTTCCATGCCGCGGCTCACAAGCACGTGCCCATGATGGAGTGGAACCCGGGCGAGGCGATCAAGAACAATGTGATCGGCACTCGCATCCTGGCCGACTGCGCCTCGGAGGCCGGAGTCGAAAAGTTTGTGATGATCTCAACCGACAAGGCCGTCAACCCGACCAGTGTGATGGGATGTACGAAGCGCATTGCCGAAATGTACGTCCAGCAACTCGGCAGCCACACGGGCTCCAAAACGGAATTCGTCACCGTCCGGTTCGGCAACGTCCTTGGCAGTAGCGGCAGCGTGGTGCCGATCTTCAAAGAACAAATCGCCCGAGGCGGACCGGTCACGGTGACGCACCCGGAGATGACCCGCTATTTCATGACCATCCCTGAGGCGGCGCAGCTCGTTTTACAGGCCGGGGCCATGGGCAAGGGCGGCGAGATCTTTCTGCTCGACATGGGCGAACCGGTGAAGATCGTCGACCTGGCCTTCGACCTGATCACCTTGAGTGGGCTTCGCCCCAACGAGGATATCGAGATTCGCTTCACCGGCATGCGACCGGGCGAGAAGCTTTTTGAAGAGCTCTCGATCGCAGGCGAGGATGTCAGCCCCACCCAGCACCCCAAGATCGGCATCATGCGCAAGCGCCCGGAGGACTTCAACCGCATCCGTCAGCGGATCGACGTGTTGGCGGCGATGGCGGATACAGCCTCGGCCGAGGAACTCCGCGCCGAGCTGGCCGCAACGGTGCCCGAGTATGTGCCGTATGTTTCGCCATCCCCCCACGGTGTTGACCGTGCTTCCCAGGCCGCTCGGACGGGGGAACGGCCCGTATCCGCCCGCGTGGCTCCGGCCGGGCCCGGCGCCGCATAAGACCTTCCTGACCCCACCCCGGATGCATTCAGCGCCCTGCAGGCTTTTATCGGGCTGTTTCAGCAGCGATCCGGTCGGTCCGAATGGCGCAATTGTCTTATTCTGCGCTGCTTAACGCCGCGGTTGCCGTAACCGATACAACCACAGGCCGGGACGAACCGCGCTGACGGCCGTTATCGCGAACGACAACGCGGCCAGGCCACGCGCACCACGAGGATGCTATGAGCGATCGCGATTCCTACCGCGAGGGGATGGCTGCGTATCATGCCGGCCGCTATGAGGACGCCGTTCGCAAGCTGACCCCTTTGGCCTCAGACGGCGAAGGGGCGACACGCGTGATGAGTCGTTTCTATCTCGGCCAGGCGCACTACCGCCTCGCCGTTCGGTTCTTCGACCAGCGATTGTTTCGGGATGCCAGTCACCACTTTCGTCTGGCCGCGCAGGCTAACCCTTCGGGAGGAGGGTTTGCCGGATTCCTGGCCCGCTGTTGCAGAGGCGATAAACGCTTGGCTGAGACAGCCCATCGCTACGCCGAGTGGGTCCGGCATCATCCCGCCGACGCGGGCAGCCGAGTCAGGCTGGCCTTGGCTCAATGGAAGATCGGACAGCCCGGTCAGGCGATGGCGACGCTCCAAGAAGGTCTTGCGGCTTGCCCGGGCAACGCCGATCTCCATTACCAGATGGGCGTCCTGTTCGCCGCAAACGAGCAGTTTCATGAGGCCAGACAATGCTTTGAAAAAGCATTAGAGATCGATCCTTCCCACGCGGGAGCCCATGAGCGACTGGCGCAGTGCCATGGCGTTGCCGGGGATGCGCGAGCGGCGGCGGAGGAACTGCAGAAGGCCCATGCGCTTGATCCGGAAAACGCCCGAGTTGCGATGCAGATCAGCGTCCTTGCCGGAACCATCACCGACCGGAATCTGCGTCTCAGCACTATTCCGCAGCCTGGTGATTCCTCGCCACGATACGATCAGGCCGATATCGAGCGGCTTGGGGAGGCCGTGGTCGCCGAACCCGACTTTGTTGACGCTTTTCTTCAATTGCCCAAGACCGAGGTGGATCAGGAGGTCTTCAACGTCCTTCGGGCGACGCTGGAAAAGGCGTTGGAGAAGCACCCCGAGTACGCCGACCTGCACTACCACTGTGGGCGGGTCTATCACCGTCTCGGCGGCGAGGCAAAGGCCATACGCCACATCGAGAAGGCGGTGGAGATCAACCCGCGATATGTGGACGCGCTTATCCTCCTCGCACGGCTCTATGGGCAGACCGACCGCTGGGGCCACGGCATCGAGCGGCTGCGCCAAGCGATTGATGCCGGCGCGGACTATCCGGACGTGCATTACCTCATCGGACGGCTTTATCAGAAGGCCAACCAGCCGGAGCAGGCCCGCCAGGCCTACCGGCGTGCCCTGAGCCTCAAGAGCGATTTTCCCGCGGCACGCGAAGCGCTTGAAGCTCTCGGGACGTGAAGAGGGGAATGAATGTCATATTTGCTCGAAATGCTGGGTCGCGGGTGGCTGGGACGCTTGTCGGACGCCTTTCAAGATCGTCTGACGCGCATTCCCGCCCGCGACTGCGAAACGCTTCAGGCTCTCATCGAGCAGAACCCCGAAGAGCATTACTTGCATATGGAGCTCGGCTTTGCGCTGCTGGCCAGGCACAGGATCTCCCAGGCACGTAATGCGTTCGGGGCGGCGCTAAAGCTGAACCCCAGCAGCATCCTGGCCCTGGTCAGCCGGGCCTGCTGCCAGGAAGAGATGGGTCTATTTGACGACGCCGCGAACGATCTGCAGGCGGCCTGTAACCTCTTGCCCGACGATGTTGCCATTCAATTCGGGTTGGGGTATTGCCGGGAACGGGCCGGTCGAACCAACGAGGCCATCGAACACTATCAGGCGTCTCTTCGCCTCTGCCCCTCGTTGCGAAACGCCCACGAACGCCTGGCGGCCATCTACCTGCGCCAGAATCGCATTGAAGAGGCCGTCGAGCAATACGAGGAGATGCTCGTTGACGAACCCGGGGATGTGGACTTGCACATCACGGTCGCCAATCTCTATCTCCGGCTGGGGCGCGCGGAGGATGCCATTCGCGAATTCGAACGAGCCCTGCTCATCGAGCCCGACAACTGGGGCGCCCGGAACGATATGGCCGAGACGCTCGAGCAGGCCGGCCTGTATCGCGAAGCGATCGAACAGCTCCACATGATGTGCGAGCAACGCCCTGAGTGCGCCGAAACGCACCTGCGACTGGGCGATCTTTATGCGAAAATCGGTCATGACGAGGCGGCCCTGAAATCGTACACCCGGGCCCTCGAGCTGCACCCCGGCTATCTGGAAGCGACGGTCAAGGTTGGGACCCAACACCTGCGATCTGGCCGTTATGTCGACGCGGCTGCATTCTTCAGCCGGGCAATCGAGATCAACGACCGGCTCCTGACAGCCTACGTGGGTCTGGGCGTGGCCCAACACTCTGCCGGGCGGCAGGCCGAGGCGTGGTCGAGCTTTGACCTGGCTGCCAGCGTGGAGCCGAACACTACACTGCTTTACTCCGAAATGGCCCGCATCCACCTCAAGTGCGCCGCTCAGCAGGAGGCCGAGGCGTCCTTGCACCTGTCACCGCCGGACGAGGTCGGGCCGCCCGAGGACCGCATCTCCGACCTGATTGACCGCCAGATCGAACGGCACCGCGAGATGGTACGGGAGCGGCCGGCTCATGCCGATCTGCACTACCGGCTCGGTTTGCTGCTCCGACAGCGCGGGCGGCTTGAAGAGGCTATTGCCCAATTCCAGCAGGCCGTCCGCATCAACCCGGTGTACAGCAAGGCTCTGATAAAACTTGGCCTCGCCCTCTATGAAGCCGGGCGGTCCGATGAGGCCATCCATGCCCTGCAAGAGGCCCTCGCCCTGCATCCCGAATACATTGAGCTGCACTATCGACTGGGAGTGATGTTCGCCGACCGGCAGCAGTTTCGGCTGGCGGTCGAGCATTTCGAGCAGGCAGTCGCGGCCAACCCGCAAAACGTCGAGTTCCGTGAAAGCTTGGCGTTGGCCCTGGAGAGCATGGGGATGATCGACCGGGCCAAGGCCATGTGGCACCGGATCTGCGAAATGTCCCCCAAGAGCGAGCACGCCCAGCGCGCCCGCCACGCCATCTTTCGACATACCGCCGGTTGACCGCAGCGTTCCCGCGGCCGATTGCCGGGCCTCGTCTCAATACTCGCGGTCCGTCTTCTTGCCCGGCATCGGCACCGGATACCTGCCGTCGGCGTCCGGCTGCAGGGGGGGCGGCGAATCCTCGGTCAGCTTGTCCAGCCCGGGCGCAAATTCGTGGTCGGAGTTGAGGATTTGCTCGTACGTAATCTCTCGACCCGTATGAGCGGCCATGCGGCCCATGGAGGTCACCAGGCTGGCCTCGACCCCTCGCTTGACCTCGTTGTACGGCTTGTCGTTGCGGATGGCGTCCACGAGGTCGTTCCATTCATTCTGGTAGGGACCTTCATCGCCCGGCAGGTTCTTGGACTCCCAGATTTTGTCCGAGTCCTTGATGCTCAGTCCCTTGTAGAGACTGGAAGGGGCTCCGCAGTCGCCGCCCGCGGAGGCAATCCCCGAGCCTTTTGTGCCGTGCAGGTAACTCGCGTAGAAGTCGCTGCAACCGGGCATGCAGCGGCCGTCGAAGAAGAATTTCGTCCCGTCGGCGTAAGTGTACTCCACGCTGTAGCTGTCGAAGTTCTGGTCCACGTAGGGCACGCCCTTGTCATTCACCTTGTAGTGGCGACCGCCGACCGCTTGGGCCCTGACCGGCCACGCGTTCTTGATCCATCCCAGGTGATCGATGATGTGGATGTTGAAGTCGCTGAAGCACCCACCACCGGACCACAGGAAGCTGTGAAACCGCTGGATCTGGTACATCAGGTGGCTGATGCCTTCGGGCTTGGGCGTCGACGCAAAGCTGCCGATCAGCCCGGCCATGCGGTAGCCCCGCTGAAGCACAATCTCTCCAATCTCGCCGTCGTGCACGCGCTTGGCCAGTTGCTCCAGATGCCGGCTGTGCCGAGACATCAGCCCCACGCCCACCTTGAGGTTCTTCTTCTCCGCCGCCTCACCCAGCGCGAACATCCGCCTTGACGTCGGACCATCAACGGTCACCGGCTTCTCCATGAAGACGTTCAGGCCCTTCTCGATCGCATAGGCGAAGTGAACCCAACGGAACGCCGGCGGTGTGGCGAAGATCACCACGTCGCCCGGTTTCAGGCAATCCATCGCCTTCTTGTAGGCATCGAACCCCAGGAATCGGCGGTCCGGGGGAACGTCCACCTTGTCGGCGCGGCCCTTACTCAAGCCCTCGTAAGAACCCTTGAGCCGGTTCTCGAAAACGTCGGCCATGGCCACCAGCTTCATAGACGCACCCTTGACCGCGAAGGCGTTGTTGACTGCTCCCCCGCCCCGGCCGCCGCAGCCGATCAAAGCCAACTGGATGGTGTCCGAGCCGGCCGCATGCACGGCGGGCACGGCCGTGCCTGCCAGAGCCGAGACGGCGGCGATCCGGCCGGAGGTCTTCAGGAATTCGCGTCGCGACGTCGCCTTGGATGATGAGGTTCCGCTCATGATGGTTCTCCATATAAAGAATGGATCGAGGTTTACGGCTGGGATTATACCAGCCCGATGGCCGGACGGTCCAACAGTCGCGGCAGGTGGCTCTTTGACACCCAACACGCCCCCGCCACCGGACCGTTGCCATGCGAGGTTTCGGCTCTTGACTGTCAGTGTTCAGTGCGGCTAAGAATGTGTCTCCAAACGGTGGGGCACGGTCGGAGCCGCTGAAGGTGGCGCAAACCTGCCAGTCTTGGTTAAGCCTTTTCCGGCGAGTCCATGCGAATCGAAGTGAACATCATGAAAGGGACAAGCTGATGACAAACAGGGTTACGGCTTCCGCGGCGGCTTTCGAGGTGTACCCGCTATACCGCCGGCCGGCCCACCTTGGCCGCGCGGGGCGTCGTGGATCGGTTGCCGGATTCGGCCTTGTCTTTCTTGTCCTTCTCTCCGGAGGCTGCGGCGGCAGTAAGCTCATCCCCCTCCACAGTTCGGCCGATTTCCAGCGGCATGTTCTCGATTCCAGGAAGCCTGTTCTCGTGCAGTTCTACAAGAGCGGATGCATGTGGTGCTCGTTGCAGGAACCCGCCCTGGACCGCTTGGCCGGCGATTACAGCGGCCGTGCGGTTTTCGCTAAGTATTGCCTGAAGGACTGGCTTGGGGGCGTTACCAACTGGGAAATCAGAAGCAAGTATGACATCGGCTGGTATCCTACGGTGATTCTGTTCGTTCACGGGCGGGAGAAAAAGCGGTGGGTGACGCATTTCGACGAGAAGAGCTACCGGAAGGCCTTGGATGAAGTCCTGGGTACCCCGAAGCCGCAGGTGTTTGTCGCGCCGGCCAAGAGGTGAGTTGTTCTGACGGGACGACCGTCGCGGCGAGGCTGTCGGATCGCCCA
This region includes:
- a CDS encoding nucleoside-diphosphate sugar epimerase/dehydratase: MPMADSDQHNGSGVHFSSRVLLSILGHTVLFSLALLLAFGLRYDFRGAAADESWFFKQYLPYLPCSLAVKLTVFGLFGIFRDSWRYVGLRDLFSIVRACHISIFVCVILYAVYTWLLVAFSQGREWLQERYLLEIPWLVFLQDWVLTIGLVAGARIGFRFYNEELRPLESTSQARLLIVGAGDAGDSVLREIIRSSEDRYQVVGFLDDDPNKQGARIRGVSVLGTTADIRQICESHDVDEVLIAMPSAPQRRVRELIEKCKGSNLLFRTVPAISDLIEGRVEVSQIRPVSIEDLLGREPVTLDTHAIGEYIRGKVVMVTGAGGSIGSEMCRQIARFQPKMLLLVERMENALFEIDRDLQRLFPDLCRLPCVADIADAPRIRGLLRKHRPTAVFHAAAHKHVPMMEWNPGEAIKNNVIGTRILADCASEAGVEKFVMISTDKAVNPTSVMGCTKRIAEMYVQQLGSHTGSKTEFVTVRFGNVLGSSGSVVPIFKEQIARGGPVTVTHPEMTRYFMTIPEAAQLVLQAGAMGKGGEIFLLDMGEPVKIVDLAFDLITLSGLRPNEDIEIRFTGMRPGEKLFEELSIAGEDVSPTQHPKIGIMRKRPEDFNRIRQRIDVLAAMADTASAEELRAELAATVPEYVPYVSPSPHGVDRASQAARTGERPVSARVAPAGPGAA
- a CDS encoding tetratricopeptide repeat protein — protein: MSDRDSYREGMAAYHAGRYEDAVRKLTPLASDGEGATRVMSRFYLGQAHYRLAVRFFDQRLFRDASHHFRLAAQANPSGGGFAGFLARCCRGDKRLAETAHRYAEWVRHHPADAGSRVRLALAQWKIGQPGQAMATLQEGLAACPGNADLHYQMGVLFAANEQFHEARQCFEKALEIDPSHAGAHERLAQCHGVAGDARAAAEELQKAHALDPENARVAMQISVLAGTITDRNLRLSTIPQPGDSSPRYDQADIERLGEAVVAEPDFVDAFLQLPKTEVDQEVFNVLRATLEKALEKHPEYADLHYHCGRVYHRLGGEAKAIRHIEKAVEINPRYVDALILLARLYGQTDRWGHGIERLRQAIDAGADYPDVHYLIGRLYQKANQPEQARQAYRRALSLKSDFPAAREALEALGT
- a CDS encoding tetratricopeptide repeat protein gives rise to the protein MSYLLEMLGRGWLGRLSDAFQDRLTRIPARDCETLQALIEQNPEEHYLHMELGFALLARHRISQARNAFGAALKLNPSSILALVSRACCQEEMGLFDDAANDLQAACNLLPDDVAIQFGLGYCRERAGRTNEAIEHYQASLRLCPSLRNAHERLAAIYLRQNRIEEAVEQYEEMLVDEPGDVDLHITVANLYLRLGRAEDAIREFERALLIEPDNWGARNDMAETLEQAGLYREAIEQLHMMCEQRPECAETHLRLGDLYAKIGHDEAALKSYTRALELHPGYLEATVKVGTQHLRSGRYVDAAAFFSRAIEINDRLLTAYVGLGVAQHSAGRQAEAWSSFDLAASVEPNTTLLYSEMARIHLKCAAQQEAEASLHLSPPDEVGPPEDRISDLIDRQIERHREMVRERPAHADLHYRLGLLLRQRGRLEEAIAQFQQAVRINPVYSKALIKLGLALYEAGRSDEAIHALQEALALHPEYIELHYRLGVMFADRQQFRLAVEHFEQAVAANPQNVEFRESLALALESMGMIDRAKAMWHRICEMSPKSEHAQRARHAIFRHTAG
- a CDS encoding Gfo/Idh/MocA family oxidoreductase, producing MSGTSSSKATSRREFLKTSGRIAAVSALAGTAVPAVHAAGSDTIQLALIGCGGRGGGAVNNAFAVKGASMKLVAMADVFENRLKGSYEGLSKGRADKVDVPPDRRFLGFDAYKKAMDCLKPGDVVIFATPPAFRWVHFAYAIEKGLNVFMEKPVTVDGPTSRRMFALGEAAEKKNLKVGVGLMSRHSRHLEQLAKRVHDGEIGEIVLQRGYRMAGLIGSFASTPKPEGISHLMYQIQRFHSFLWSGGGCFSDFNIHIIDHLGWIKNAWPVRAQAVGGRHYKVNDKGVPYVDQNFDSYSVEYTYADGTKFFFDGRCMPGCSDFYASYLHGTKGSGIASAGGDCGAPSSLYKGLSIKDSDKIWESKNLPGDEGPYQNEWNDLVDAIRNDKPYNEVKRGVEASLVTSMGRMAAHTGREITYEQILNSDHEFAPGLDKLTEDSPPPLQPDADGRYPVPMPGKKTDREY
- a CDS encoding thioredoxin domain-containing protein → MTNRVTASAAAFEVYPLYRRPAHLGRAGRRGSVAGFGLVFLVLLSGGCGGSKLIPLHSSADFQRHVLDSRKPVLVQFYKSGCMWCSLQEPALDRLAGDYSGRAVFAKYCLKDWLGGVTNWEIRSKYDIGWYPTVILFVHGREKKRWVTHFDEKSYRKALDEVLGTPKPQVFVAPAKR